GGCCCGGTTGGCAATCCCTAGATCGGTCAGGGCCTGGGCCGTGCCCGAGGTCGCGATAAAACTGAACCCGGCTTTCACCAGAGGCTCGACAATACTTTGCAGACCGGCTTTATCGGTAAGGCTCAAAAACACGGCTCCGCCGCCGGGCAGCGGGTTGCCGGCGGCCGTCTGCGCCTTGGCGAAGGCCAGGGGAAACTCCAGATCGATACCCATGACCTCTCCGGTCGATTTCATCTCCGGACCGAGCAGCGTATCCACGCCGGGAAATTTGACAAAGGGGAAAACGGCTTCCTTGACCGCGCTCCAGGCCGGCAGGTAGTTTTCCTCGATTCCGAGTTCGTCCAGGGTCTTTCCGGCCATGACCCGGGCCGCGACCGCGGCCAGGGGCAGGCCGGTGGCCTTGCCGACAAAAGGCACGGTGCGCGAGGCCCGGGGATTGACCTCGATAATGTAGATTTCATTGTCCTGAACCGCGAACTGAACGTTCATCAGGCCCTTGACCCCCAGTTCCAGGGCCATGGCCCGAGTCTGCCGGGCAATCTCCGTGATCACCTCTGGGCTCAGGGAATAGGGCGGCAGGGAACAGGCCGAATCACCGGAATGAATTCCGGCCTTTTCGATATGTTCCATAATGCCGCCGACCACCACCCGCCGCCCGTCACAGACGGCGTCGACATCGACCTCGACCGCGTTATTGAGAAATTTATCGATCAGCACCGGATGGTCAAAGGAGACATCCACCGCCTTGCGCATGTAGCCGACCAGACTCTGACTGTCATAGACGATTTCCATGCCCCGACCGCCAAGCACGTAGGACGGCCGCACCAGCACCGGATAACCGATACGTTCAGCCACGGCCACGGCTTCCTCGACCGAGGCCACGGTATCGTTGTCCGGTTGGCGCAGACCGAGCTTTTCCAGAAATTCCTTAAAACGCCGCCGGTCCTCGGCCCGGTCGATACTGTCGGGCGAGGTGCCCAGAATCGGCACTCCGGCCGCTTCAAGGGCGGCCGCCAGTTTCAGCGGGGTCTGGCCGCCGAACTGCACAATCACCCCGAAAGGTTTCTCGACCTCCACAATCCGCAGCACATCCTCGCGGGTCAGGGGCTCAAAATAAAGGCGGTCGGAGGTGTCGTAATCGGTGCTGACGGTCTCCGGGTTGCAGTTGACCATGATGGTCTCGTACCCATCCCCGGACAGCGCGAAGGAACAATGCACGCAGCAGTAATCAAATTCGATGCCCTGGCCGATCCGGTTCGGACCGCCACCCAGAATAATGATCTTTTTACGCTCGGTCGGCAGGCTTTCATCCTCGACCTCGTAGGTCGAATAGAAATAGGGCGTGTAGGCCTCGAATTCGGCGGCGCAGGTATCCACTCGTTTGTAAACCGGCAACACCCGCAGTTCATGGCGCAGCCGGTAAATCTCGTTTTCGCTGCGCCGGCAGACGCCGGCCAGAAAACGATCGGCAAAACCCATCGCCTTGGCCCGGTGCAGAAGCTCCGGCGTCAAACAGGCCGGACCAAGCTCAAGCAGTTCCTGTTCGCAGGCGACGATTTCACGAATGTGGTTGAGAAACCAGGGATCTATGCCGGTCATCTCATAAACTTTTTCGATGTCGAAACCCAGCCGCAGGGCGTCGGCCAGAAACCAGAGTCTTTCCGGGCCGGGCACCCGCAGGCGCTCCTCGACCAAGGAGAGGTCGTCGGGTCCGGGATTGAGATAGGCCGAGGGCGGAAGCCGTCTTTCGAAACCATAAGAATCGATTTCCAGCGAGCGCATGGCCTTTTGCAGCGATTCCTTGAAGGTGCGGCCGATGGCCATAGCCTCGCCGACCGACTTCATCTGCGTGGTCAGAACGGCTTCGGCCTGATGAAACTTTTCAAAGGTAAAACGCGGAATC
This window of the Pseudomonadota bacterium genome carries:
- the carB gene encoding carbamoyl-phosphate synthase large subunit; translation: MPKRTDLKKIMLIGSGSIVIGQACEFDYSGTQACKALKEEGYEVVLVNSNPATIMTDPEFADRTYIEPLTPETVARIIAQERPDALLPTLGGQTALNLGIALAENGTLEKYGVEMIGATLESIKKAEDRQLFKDAMNRIGLGLPRSGVATSLDDAWEILKETGFPAILRPSFTMGGSGGNIAYNVEDFEKYVKKGLDASPVREILIEESIVGWKEFELEVMRDHKDNVVIVCSIENFDAMGIHTGDSITVAPAQTLTDKEYQLMRDAALAIMREIGVATGGSNVQFGVDPRSGRLVVIEMNPRVSRSSALASKATGFPIAKIAAKLAVGFTLDELPNDITRETPACFEPTIDYVVTKIPRFTFEKFHQAEAVLTTQMKSVGEAMAIGRTFKESLQKAMRSLEIDSYGFERRLPPSAYLNPGPDDLSLVEERLRVPGPERLWFLADALRLGFDIEKVYEMTGIDPWFLNHIREIVACEQELLELGPACLTPELLHRAKAMGFADRFLAGVCRRSENEIYRLRHELRVLPVYKRVDTCAAEFEAYTPYFYSTYEVEDESLPTERKKIIILGGGPNRIGQGIEFDYCCVHCSFALSGDGYETIMVNCNPETVSTDYDTSDRLYFEPLTREDVLRIVEVEKPFGVIVQFGGQTPLKLAAALEAAGVPILGTSPDSIDRAEDRRRFKEFLEKLGLRQPDNDTVASVEEAVAVAERIGYPVLVRPSYVLGGRGMEIVYDSQSLVGYMRKAVDVSFDHPVLIDKFLNNAVEVDVDAVCDGRRVVVGGIMEHIEKAGIHSGDSACSLPPYSLSPEVITEIARQTRAMALELGVKGLMNVQFAVQDNEIYIIEVNPRASRTVPFVGKATGLPLAAVAARVMAGKTLDELGIEENYLPAWSAVKEAVFPFVKFPGVDTLLGPEMKSTGEVMGIDLEFPLAFAKAQTAAGNPLPGGGAVFLSLTDKAGLQSIVEPLVKAGFSFIATSGTAQALTDLGIANRA